One stretch of Spirochaetales bacterium DNA includes these proteins:
- a CDS encoding decaprenyl-phosphate phosphoribosyltransferase: MIGFIRDIFSLLRIKQWIKNFFVLIPLFFAGKLTGAGDVIHSILAFFTFSLISSVIYIVNDVFDKDADKLHPRKKHRPIPSGKITPATALLIAVPFFVAGGALSLFLNYRYIICLATYFLLNIIYTLWGKHVIILDVLFIASGFVLRVIAGSLAIEVVPSNWMMMTTFFLSLFLGFGKRRNEYIKLDREKGSHRKVLNFYDETLLNHLIFSSCAIAIISYAMYTISPSVTEKFHNGDFLIFTIPFVTFVLFRYVFIIWKRDEGDPTEVVLQDIGIIISGLLWLLLSIGLIYLPFRIL; encoded by the coding sequence ATGATTGGTTTTATCAGGGATATTTTTTCGCTTCTTCGAATAAAGCAGTGGATCAAGAATTTTTTTGTCCTTATTCCGCTGTTTTTTGCCGGTAAACTGACCGGTGCAGGCGATGTTATTCACAGCATTCTCGCTTTTTTTACGTTCAGTCTCATATCGAGTGTCATCTATATCGTGAACGATGTTTTCGATAAAGACGCGGATAAATTGCATCCCCGCAAGAAACACAGGCCCATCCCGTCCGGAAAGATAACACCGGCCACAGCGCTTCTTATAGCCGTCCCGTTTTTTGTCGCGGGGGGGGCTTTGAGTCTGTTTCTCAATTACAGATACATCATTTGTCTCGCGACTTATTTTCTGCTTAATATTATATACACGCTCTGGGGCAAGCACGTGATTATTCTCGACGTTCTCTTTATCGCTTCGGGATTTGTCCTTCGGGTCATCGCCGGTTCGCTCGCCATCGAGGTCGTTCCCTCCAACTGGATGATGATGACCACTTTTTTTCTTTCATTGTTCCTCGGTTTCGGCAAGCGGCGGAACGAGTATATAAAACTCGATCGGGAAAAGGGATCTCACCGGAAAGTCCTCAATTTTTACGACGAGACCCTGCTCAATCACCTCATTTTCTCGAGTTGTGCGATTGCAATTATCTCCTATGCCATGTATACGATTTCTCCCTCGGTTACCGAGAAATTTCACAATGGTGATTTTCTGATATTTACCATTCCCTTTGTCACCTTCGTTCTTTTCCGGTATGTGTTCATTATCTGGAAACGGGATGAGGGAGACCCTACGGAGGTCGTATTGCAGGACATCGGTATTATTATTTCGGGCCTGCTGTGGCTTCTGCTTTCTATCGGTCTGATCTATCTGCCGTTTCGAATTCTATAG